Proteins encoded by one window of Chaetodon trifascialis isolate fChaTrf1 chromosome 15, fChaTrf1.hap1, whole genome shotgun sequence:
- the LOC139343926 gene encoding uncharacterized protein, translating into MCAVWLKLVTILCLSCTALTGPESGGVVWKDFGGSVTIQCRSSDKDQESLYLKKGFGEDEILFKESNSETQTISKEFTSRLELHGVFPSMDILIKNLTSADTGPYWCIYSKFDQTSSRPISMKGAGSVLLVVTDAVKPCEPENKNLVLVSVVISAAVLLGIIMGFLIWIILKTKTLRSTVKPRHATTNDVYEDMRGTLRR; encoded by the exons ATGTGTGCTGTCTGGTTAAAGCTCGTAACCATCCTTTGTCTCTCCTGCACGGCGCTGACTGGCCCAG AGAGTGGTGGAGTGGTATGGAAAGATTTTGGAGGATCAGTCACTATCCAGTGCAGATCTTCTGACAAAGACCAAGAGTCCCTATATCTGAAGAAGGGCTTCGGGGAAGATGAGATTTTGTTCAAAGAGAGCAACTCAGAAACGCAGACCATTTCCAAAGAATTCACGAGCAGACTTGAGCTACACGGAGTATTCCCCAGCATGGACATACTCATCAAAAACTTGACCTCAGCCGACACAGGACCGTACTGGTGCATTTACTCAAAGTTTGACCAGACGTCCAGTCGACCTATAAGCATGAAAGGCGCAGGGTCTGTGCTCCTGGTGGTGACAG ATGCGGTGAAGCCGTGTGAGCCAGAAAATAAGAATCTGGTGCTGGTGTCTGTTGTGATCTCTGCCGCTGTGCTGCTTGGGATCATCATGGGCTTCCTCATATGGATCATCCTCAAG ACAAAGACTTTGCGCAGCACAGTGAAACCAAGGCACGCCACCACCAATGATGTTTATGAGGACATGCGTGGAACGCTGAGGCGCTAA
- the LOC139344050 gene encoding small ubiquitin-related modifier 2-like, translating into MADEKPKEAVKTENNEHINLKVAGQDGSVVQFKIKRHTPLIKLMKAYCERQGLAMRQIRFRFDGQPINETDTPAQLEMEDEDTIDVFQQQTGGLI; encoded by the exons ATGGCTGATGAAAAACCAAAG GAAGCAgtcaagacagaaaacaacGAACACATAAACCTGAAGGTAGCGGGTCAGGATGGATCTGTAGTGCAGTTCAAGATCAAAAGACACACGCCGCTCATCAAACTCATGAAAGCCTACTGCGAGAGACAG GGACTTGCAATGAGGCAAATCAGATTCAGATTTGATGGACAGCCAATAAATGAGACAGACACACCAGCACAG TTGGAAATGGAAGATGAAGATACAATTGACGTGTTTCAACAACAGACGGGAGGCCTGATTTAA
- the LOC139344049 gene encoding jupiter microtubule associated homolog 1-like, which produces MTTTTTFQGMSPGAKSSSRVLRPPGGDSSLSFGTDDNTTPQRKSKMASSIFAEPEDPHAHRRNNPPSGAPTGTLCGEPSAPLRRCQQPLLFPKNPQPELTTIHNSGAALVWTQRQEVENGQEPANDECPDDAEQPEQDQQKEMPQPSDPSDGANATTGSRRNPPGGKSSLILG; this is translated from the exons ATGACGACGACCACCACCTTCCAAGGAATGAGCCCCGGTGCTAAAAGCAGTTCCAG GGTACTACGACCGCCAGGCGGGGACTCCAGCTTGTCCTTCGGCACAGATGACAACACAACCCCCCAGCGCAAGAGCAAGATGGCCTCCAGCATCTTTGCAGAACCTGAGGACCCCCATGCTCATCGGAGGAACAATCCGCCCA GCGGGGCACCCACAGGAACCCTGTGCGGGGAGCCTTCAGCCCCACTGAGGCGGTGCCAGCAGCCTCTTCTCTTCCCCAAGAACCCTCAACCGGAACTGACCACCATCCACAACTCTGGGGCAGCCTTGGTCTGGACCCAGAGACAAGAG GTTGAAAATGGCCAAGAACCAGCAAATGATG AGTGTCCTGACGACGCGGAGCAGCCGGAGCAAGACCAGCAGAAGGAGATGCCACAGCCCTCTGACCCGTCGGATGGCGCCAACGCCACCACGGGCAGCCGAAGAAACCCACCCGGTGGCAAGTCCAGCCTCATCCTGGGTTGa